ttgtgATACATTGTTTAATCTATtgaagtaataaatataaagaatttaatatattattataatataaataccaATTAAAAAAGGATGTGTtatttcactttaaaaaaaaaagaaaagggtgGTCAAATAAATATCTATCTGAGGCAGGGAAAGAAATTCTACTTAAAACAATAGCATCTGCTATTCCGGTTTATCCAATGAATGTTTTCAAGCTTCCTAAAGGAGTATGTGAAGAAATAGAGAAACTATTTGCTGAATATTGGTGGAGTAAGGGAACGGGGAGACGGTCGATGCACTGGATGAGTTGGAAGAGAGTGAGTGTTCCAAAGAAAGAAGGTAGGCTAGGTTTCCGTGATATTGAGAATTTTAACTTGGCTTTACTTGCCAAACAAGTATGGAGGATTGGCCAAACACCAACAAGTCTACTTGCAAGAGTTCTGCGTGGTCGATATCATCAGGATACATCTATTCTCAATGCAAGGGTTGGAAATAAACCCTCATTTATATGGAGATCGCTAATGGAAGGAAAGGAACTCCTTAAATCAGGATTGAGGGTTCAAATTGGTAATGGTGAAGAGACTCTAATCTGGAGGGACGCCTGGCTACCCACTCATCCACCTAGAGCTCCAAGAGGCATTGATAATATAGTAAATTACTATCACACAGTTCATTCACTATTTCGCCTGGGTACAAGACAATGGAATGTCGAATTATTAGAGCGAATTATGGTACCAGAGGATGTGGAGTTAGTAAAACACATTGTGTTAAGCCAATATGGAGGACAAGATTTGCTGGGTTGGAACTAAACTGAAGATGGTATGTATACGGTTAAGTCAGGTTACTGGTTGAGCATGCATAGCCAAGATCAACAAGTTTTACCACCAAGAGGATCAACTGGAATTAAAGCTGCTCTATGGAAGTTAAATACTGCTCCGAAactcaaaacattttttatggaGAATTCTATCAGAGGCAATGCCTGTGGGATCAATCCTAAAACGAAGACGTGTCTCTCAAGATAGTGTGTGTAGAAGATGTTGTGTGTTAGATGAAGATATGGAACATCTCTTCTTCAAATGCCCGTATACTCAAGCACTTTGGAGAGGGGCAAATCTACCAGACCGTACGTTTACTGATAATAGTATCAGTTTTGAAGAGAAGTTAAAGGCTATTGTATCCTCGATCAATAATAAGGTGCTTAACCCTATAGATAGGCAACAGCCTTTGTGGATCCTCTGGCGCATCTGTAAAAGCAGAAACCTTTTAGTTTATGGACGGAAACAGACTGATTGGAAAGTAGACCTCAAACAAGCTCAACATGAAGCACGTGAATGGACTCAGGTGTTGTATTCAACTGAAAGCAACAGCAATACAACCCAGAGGCTAAGTGGGAGACACAAACAATCAATGTGGGAGAGACCTCCTTGTGATTATGTGAAGATTAATTATGATGGGAGTAGGAGACAAAATATGTCAACAGGAGGGTGGATATTCAGAGATGCTCAAGGATTTTTCCTAGGAGGAGGCCAGGGTAAACAATCAGTTAATGGAGATGGAAGTCTGGAGACAGAATTACAAGCTCTTCTTATGGCAATGCAACATACGTGGACAAAAGGTTACCGTAAAGTTATTTTTGAAGGTGACAACAAACAGGTTCAGGAGCTACTAACAACGTCCAAGAGGAATTTCCACATGCATAATTGGATTCTGGAAATCAAAGGGTGGAAGTAGAAATTTGAAGATGCAGAATTTAGATGGATTCCAAGGGAAGATAATAAAGCTGCAGATCATTTAGCTAAACAATTTCATAATTCTCAAGTTTCTTTCAACTCTATATTCTATGTACCTGTATCAATAACTCAAATCCTCCATGAGGATATTTCTTCGTCATTATAATAAAGTTGcaagttggaaaaaaaaaaaaaaaaaaagaaaagaagaaggatTTGTTATTTTGTTCAGAAACTCGCGGCGCGATGGAGAAAGCAACCGCAGGGGAGGAAGAATTTGCAGGTACGAATCCAAGtcgataaatatatataaggaTGTGTGTAGATAAATGATTTAGTAGCGATCCCTAATTTTCTGATCACCAGAAATGATTAGTTATTACCTGGAGAATGTAAGTTTCGGATTGGAGATTGGGCCCGAGGGTCACTATTGAAATTGTATGTATTTCCTTTATCAATCATGAACACGATACAATCAATATATACACAAGGTTGTTCTACGGTTCCTCTATACAAGGGATATGGTCAAGTATCGAGATCCTAGAATATAGGAACATATCGTTGAGCATATTCTTTCACCCTCCCTCAGTCTTATCGTTGGGCCTTCTAACGGAAAGACTGGTTTTGAACTCGTTGAAGAGTGACGTTGGAAGACCTTTTGTGAAGATATCCGCGAACTGGGAAGAGGATGGAACATGTAGAACTCGGACCCGACCCATTGCGACCTTCTCACGAACGAAATGTATATCTATTTCTACATGTTTTGTCCTTTGGTGCTTTACCGGGTTGGTGGAGAGGTAAACGGCGCTAATGTTGTCGCAATACACCAATGTGGCTGTTGAAATAGGACATTTGAGTTCGAGAAGAAGGTTCCGTATCCAGCAGGTTTCAGCTACGACATTTGCAACTCCTTTGTATTCGGCTTCGGCACTGGAACGTGAAACTGTATCTTGTCGTTTTGATGACCAAGATATGAGGTTGCCGCCCAAGAACACGCAGTAACCGGAGGTGGAGCGTCGAGTGTCGGGAcatccagcccaatctgcatctgtGTAGGCTGTGAGAGTGGTTGCGCTGGATTTGTAGAGCTGTAATCCGTCTGTGATGGTGCCTTTTAGGTAGCGTAATACCCGTTTTAAGGCGTTTAGGTGAGAGGTCCGTGGGTCATGCATGAAGAGACAAAGTTGTTGTACCGCATACTGAATGTCTGGACGTGTGAGAGTGAGGTATTGGAGCGCGCCGGCGAGGCTTCGATAGAGTGTTGGATCATCAACTTTGTCGCCACTGTCCTGAGAGAGCTTGGATTTGAGATCCACTGGAGTACTTACAGGTTTGCATTCTTGCATTGAGGCACGAAGTAGAATGTCTTTTGCGTAAGCAGTTTGTGAAAGGAGCATGCCATCGCCATTGTAGTCAACCTTTATGCCAAGGAAGTATTTGAGTTTCCCATCGTCGGACATCTCAAATTCTTTCTTTAGTAAGGTTGTGAAGTGTTGACGCAGAGCAGGAGACGATGCCGTTAGCAGAATGTCGTCGACATAAAGAAGGAGAAAGGCAATGTCGTTCCCTTTGCTGTAGACGAAAAGAGAATTATCGCTGGAGCTTTTTGTGAAACCCAGCCGTTCTACATAGGAAGAGAAGCGACCATTCCAGGCCCGTGGAGCCTGTTTGAGACCGTAAAGCGCTTTCTCCAACTTCCAGACATGATTTGGCTTTGACTTGTCGGCCATACCTGGCGGCTGATGCATATAAACTGTCTCATCTAATGTTCCATGTAAGAAAGCATTTTTGACGTCAAGGTGATGGACCTCCCAATCGCGTTGCAGAGCTAGGTGGAGAACAGAACGGATGGTCACTGGCTTCACAACTGGGCTGAAGGTTTCATCATAATCCAGGCCCTGCTCTTGTGACTTGCCGTTTGCCACTAAACGAGATTTGTGGCGAGTAACTGTTCCATCTGCACCAAGCTTATGCTTATATAACCACATGGAGCGCACAATGTTAGCATTAGGTGGACGTGAAACCAGACTAAATGTCTTATTCTTAACAAGAGCACCGTACTCATCAGACATTGAGGGATTCCAGTTAGGATCTTTTAAAGCTGTGAGGTGGCTTTTTGGTAGAGGAGAAATGGTCGAAGTGTTTAGGTTGATgacagatttttgttttcttgtaccATCTCTGCTCCTAGTAGTCATTGGATGACGTGGAATGGGAGCAGGAATAGGTTGAACAGTCGTCTGAATGGGTGGTAAAACGGACTGTAAAGGAGGAGGAGATGGCTGAGTGAGGATATTTTTGAACGTTGAAGATACCTCAGACGTGTCGTCCAAGAAATCATAAGGCTTTGGAAGTGAGGTGGATTGAGTTTGAGCCATGGGAAAAATGGATTCATCA
Above is a window of Brassica napus cultivar Da-Ae chromosome A10, Da-Ae, whole genome shotgun sequence DNA encoding:
- the LOC125579378 gene encoding uncharacterized protein LOC125579378, producing the protein MPVGSILKRRRVSQDSVCRRCCVLDEDMEHLFFKCPYTQALWRGANLPDRTFTDNSISFEEKLKAIVSSINNKVLNPIDRQQPLWILWRICKSRNLLVYGRKQTDWKVDLKQAQHEAREWTQVLYSTESNSNTTQRLSGRHKQSMWERPPCDYVKINYDGSRRQNMSTGGWIFRDAQGFFLGGGQGKQSVNGDGSLETELQALLMAMQHTWTKGYRKVIFEGDNKQVQELLTTSKRNFHMHNWILEIKGWK